The following is a genomic window from Actinomycetota bacterium.
ATCGACCGAATACTCCAATGAGTCAAGCTCGTCTTCCGTTACGGGTATAAATCTGGGGTCGCCAACCGCGGCTGAAATAGCGTTTTGAATGATTTCGGCTGCCGCCGATTCCTGTTGGGGTTCAATCGTCCCGATGCAGCCTCGCAGACAACCTTCTTCTTTAATGGAGACAAACACGCCGCGAGGAGCAGCGGAGCTGCTTGGGATGTCAGCCGGAAGATCCATTATGCGACAATCGCGGACATACGCTTCGACCGTCTCTTTGGCCAGTCTGACCTCGAAGCTCGTCGCGCCCATCGCTTTTTAGTCGATCGCGTCGCGCAGTTTGTTGGTAAGGAGTGTTTCCCTTAGTTCTTTGGCCAAAGCCGCCAGGTCTTCCAGTGTCTCTACAGCCCGGTCCCTGGCATCCTCGCTTCTTTGCTGCAGGGTAGGCGCAATAATCTGCGTTAAGAACGACGCTTCGCGCTCGGCGAAGTTCTCGTACATCTTGAGATGTCTGGGTTCAACTCCGTGACGGCTCATACTCCTAACGAGGTGCATGACGCGAACGTTGCCGGCGTCGAAAGCCTTTCCCTTCTCACCCTCTTGGGTTTCCACCAGCCCGTACTGCATCAGTTCGTTGATCTCCCTGGCGCTCAAACCGGCCGCTTCGGAGGCCTCTTCCATCGTCATGGTCTTGCCTTTATCCGTCAGGTCGTGAGTTACCTCGGTCTTCTCGTCCTTACCCGTCAGCAAGTCAGCCGGACTTAAGCGGCCTTTGGCGAGTTCCCTGACCTTATCCCTGATCACTTTGAGTGGAAGGTACTGCTCTTTTTGCAAGCGGAGGATCAAGCCCAGCGTTTCAATGTCCGCTTCCGTGAAGCGGCGATAGCCGCCTTTGCTCCTCTTGGGATTCAGTAACCCTTCGTCTTCCAGGTATCTGACCTTGCTTATGCTTAGGTCCGGATACTCCTTTATTAGCGAATCTACAACCGCGCCGATGCTCAAGTAACCCTTCTTAAGAGTTCTGCTGCCCACTGTCTTGTCCCCTCCTATGCGCCGCTACGCGGGATTAGGTACATCATTTTGAACTTCCCCACCTGGATCTCGTCCTGGTCGTTCAGAACCGCC
Proteins encoded in this region:
- the amrA gene encoding AmmeMemoRadiSam system protein A, giving the protein MGATSFEVRLAKETVEAYVRDCRIMDLPADIPSSSAAPRGVFVSIKEEGCLRGCIGTIEPQQESAAAEIIQNAISAAVGDPRFIPVTEDELDSLEYSVDILGLPEPIKSTAELDTAIYGLIVEARGRKGLLLPDIEGVDSVEEQLSICRRKAGLTPGEEVKMYRFTVTRYR
- a CDS encoding MerR family transcriptional regulator; protein product: MGSRTLKKGYLSIGAVVDSLIKEYPDLSISKVRYLEDEGLLNPKRSKGGYRRFTEADIETLGLILRLQKEQYLPLKVIRDKVRELAKGRLSPADLLTGKDEKTEVTHDLTDKGKTMTMEEASEAAGLSAREINELMQYGLVETQEGEKGKAFDAGNVRVMHLVRSMSRHGVEPRHLKMYENFAEREASFLTQIIAPTLQQRSEDARDRAVETLEDLAALAKELRETLLTNKLRDAID